One region of Limnospira fusiformis SAG 85.79 genomic DNA includes:
- a CDS encoding MAE_28990/MAE_18760 family HEPN-like nuclease, with protein MDSTLWAYFNKQSVEVSQYFMFLKRLEQKTTMIDNYKLCIGDINASTMIHKYEQIYFNTDIEKTLKANGFLLLYNLVEGTMRRAIEYIFDYLDTHQVNFDVLRREMKIVILKNIQKRSPAKIIDKIDKISLDIIIETWNNDDVFSGNIDAKKIKDVAQTYGFSSKVSPRRTQNSEDLLSIKNHRNDLAHGLKSFNDIGRDTTARELFIIKNRVIIYLRQIIINIENYLANQEYLKTP; from the coding sequence ATGGATAGTACATTATGGGCATATTTTAATAAACAGTCTGTAGAAGTTAGTCAATACTTTATGTTTCTTAAACGACTGGAGCAAAAAACCACGATGATAGACAATTATAAACTTTGTATTGGTGATATCAATGCCAGCACAATGATTCATAAATATGAACAAATTTATTTTAATACTGATATCGAAAAAACTCTCAAAGCCAATGGTTTTTTATTGCTATATAATTTGGTGGAGGGAACTATGAGGAGAGCCATTGAATATATATTTGATTACCTCGATACTCATCAAGTGAATTTTGATGTTTTGAGACGAGAGATGAAGATAGTGATATTAAAGAATATCCAAAAGCGATCGCCTGCAAAAATTATAGATAAAATTGATAAAATCTCTCTGGATATTATCATTGAAACTTGGAATAATGATGATGTTTTTTCGGGAAATATAGACGCTAAAAAAATCAAAGATGTAGCCCAAACTTATGGTTTTTCGAGTAAAGTATCCCCTCGAAGAACCCAAAATAGTGAGGATTTATTGTCTATAAAGAATCATAGAAATGATTTAGCACATGGTTTAAAATCCTTTAATGATATAGGCAGAGATACCACGGCTAGAGAACTTTTTATCATTAAGAATAGAGTGATAATTTATCTACGACAAATTATCATCAATATCGAAAATTATTTAGCAAATCAAGAATATTTAAAAACCCCGTAA
- a CDS encoding SGNH/GDSL hydrolase family protein, which produces MIIISELPPEQLTRFSASPLTEAIALLEGDDYIINDDPEGRILLGNQGNDTLIGHSGNDTIYGGQGNDLIIGGSGNNILSGDRGLDTLTGGDGINEFILSQSSADQDLITDFKPGIDKLRLFRGATFSDLDIEQSDSSTVIEFNGETLVTLNNVSANSLTIDDFIEALHFEEIYIFGDSLSDTGNAFIASEGQVLAGLPYFQGRASNGLLWVDYLGDKLSLNPVNFSEKSPSNEGINFAFCGANTSGLNTTEPGLFPGLENQLQAFIAPLLASGQTANPNALYTLWVGANDYLAGRQTDGTIPVNNLTEAVTSLYQFGARDFLMLNLPPLGELPVARFNPLDPVDPVNSFDAEELNRLSAEHNQGLREAVDQLNQNLPGANVSLFDVGGLFEDAIANPEQFGLTNVTDSSISFILGTIADNPEQYLFWDILHPTTTTHQIIASDVYEQLLIDYQ; this is translated from the coding sequence GTGATCATTATCTCGGAGTTACCACCGGAACAGCTTACTCGTTTTAGCGCTTCTCCCCTGACGGAGGCGATCGCTCTTTTGGAGGGTGATGATTATATCATCAATGATGACCCAGAAGGGCGCATTTTGTTAGGAAACCAGGGTAATGATACTCTCATCGGTCATTCGGGTAATGATACCATCTATGGCGGTCAGGGTAATGATTTGATTATTGGTGGTTCTGGGAATAACATTTTATCAGGCGATCGCGGTTTAGACACCCTCACTGGTGGAGATGGAATTAATGAATTTATACTATCCCAGTCAAGTGCGGATCAGGATCTAATTACCGACTTTAAACCAGGTATTGATAAATTGCGCTTGTTTAGGGGAGCCACCTTTTCAGATTTAGACATTGAACAATCGGATTCATCCACTGTAATTGAGTTCAATGGTGAAACCTTAGTCACCCTCAATAATGTCTCGGCTAATTCGTTAACCATTGATGACTTTATCGAGGCTCTGCACTTCGAGGAAATCTATATATTTGGTGATAGTTTATCCGATACCGGAAACGCTTTTATCGCCTCGGAAGGACAAGTTTTAGCAGGATTACCCTACTTTCAAGGTCGCGCCTCTAATGGGTTATTATGGGTAGATTATTTGGGGGATAAACTGAGTTTAAATCCCGTCAATTTTAGCGAAAAATCTCCCTCAAATGAGGGGATTAATTTTGCCTTTTGTGGGGCTAATACTAGCGGTTTAAATACCACAGAACCGGGATTATTCCCGGGTTTGGAAAATCAATTACAGGCTTTTATTGCTCCTTTGTTAGCATCGGGTCAAACAGCTAATCCTAATGCCTTATATACCCTCTGGGTTGGCGCTAATGATTACTTAGCGGGACGACAGACTGATGGTACTATTCCGGTTAATAATTTAACTGAAGCTGTAACTTCTCTCTATCAGTTTGGGGCGCGGGATTTCCTGATGTTAAACTTACCACCATTAGGAGAATTACCAGTAGCGAGATTTAACCCCCTAGATCCCGTCGATCCAGTTAATTCTTTTGATGCGGAGGAACTGAACCGCCTCAGTGCAGAACATAATCAAGGTTTACGGGAAGCTGTAGACCAATTAAATCAAAACCTACCTGGTGCTAATGTGAGTTTATTTGATGTGGGTGGTTTATTTGAGGATGCGATCGCCAATCCTGAACAATTTGGATTAACCAACGTTACCGACAGTAGTATATCATTTATATTAGGAACCATTGCTGATAATCCAGAGCAGTATTTATTCTGGGATATCCTACACCCCACCACCACCACTCATCAAATTATCGCCAGTGATGTCTATGAGCAACTGCTGATAGATTATCAGTAA
- a CDS encoding transketolase C-terminal domain-containing protein, translating into MTVAQAVFPIDLGAYQYLKLDPANSTLTDEQRKALKANIELVRDAIVFFTATGAARGVGGHTGGPYDTAPEVMILDALFRGSPDKFVPIFFDEAGHRVATQYLMSVLEGSMPAEQLLSYRAAHSKLPGHPELGLTPGVKFSSGRLGHMWPYVNGVAMANPNKTVFCLGSDGSQQEGNDAEAARLAVSQQLNVKLIIDDNDVTIAGHPSDYIPGYTVAQTLIGHGLKVLEGDGEDIDSLYGLICQAINTDGPVAVINRRKMCVGIEGLEGSPHGHDVISVKAAIAYLEAKGRTEAVKYLQGIQAPKQNYTFIGSSDDLGSNRNVFGDAVVSVLATMTDSDRKEKVLCVDSDLEGSCGLQKIRTAYPEIFIKGGIMERGNFSAAAGFGMEKGKQGIFGTFSAFLEMCISEITMARLNYSNVLCHFSHSGIDDMADNTCHFGINNMFADNGLDDGYETRLYFPADANQMKACVEAVFFDPGLRFIFSTRSKVPYILNSDGNHFFGDGYKFIPGKDEVIREGTAGYIVSFGDSLYRSLDAVDRLKQEGIDVGLINKSTLNVVDEDMLAKIGNAPFVMVVEAFNRRTGLGSRFGSWLLEGGYTPKYAYLATHKEGCGGLWEQFPHQGIDPNGIMTKVKELVR; encoded by the coding sequence ATGACTGTTGCTCAAGCCGTCTTCCCCATTGACTTGGGAGCCTACCAATACCTGAAACTTGACCCAGCCAATAGCACCCTAACCGACGAACAACGAAAGGCCCTGAAAGCTAATATTGAACTGGTCAGAGATGCGATCGTTTTCTTCACCGCCACTGGCGCAGCGCGCGGAGTTGGCGGACACACAGGGGGACCCTACGACACCGCCCCAGAAGTAATGATCCTTGATGCCTTATTTCGCGGTTCCCCCGATAAATTCGTCCCCATTTTCTTTGACGAAGCCGGACACCGCGTCGCTACTCAATATTTAATGTCCGTACTCGAAGGCTCTATGCCCGCCGAACAGCTCCTGAGCTATCGCGCCGCACATTCCAAACTACCCGGACACCCAGAATTAGGACTCACCCCCGGCGTAAAATTTAGCTCCGGTCGTCTCGGTCATATGTGGCCTTACGTCAACGGCGTAGCCATGGCTAACCCCAATAAAACCGTTTTCTGTCTGGGTTCCGATGGTTCTCAACAGGAAGGAAATGATGCTGAAGCCGCTCGTCTGGCTGTCTCCCAACAGCTTAACGTTAAACTGATTATTGATGATAACGATGTCACCATCGCCGGACACCCTTCTGATTATATTCCTGGCTACACAGTCGCCCAAACCCTTATCGGTCACGGTCTGAAAGTCCTAGAGGGAGATGGAGAAGATATTGATAGCCTCTATGGTCTGATCTGCCAAGCTATTAATACAGATGGTCCCGTCGCCGTGATTAACCGTCGGAAAATGTGTGTCGGAATTGAAGGTCTCGAAGGTTCCCCCCACGGTCATGATGTGATTTCAGTCAAGGCGGCGATCGCTTATTTGGAAGCCAAAGGTCGCACCGAAGCGGTTAAATATCTCCAAGGTATCCAAGCACCTAAACAAAACTACACCTTCATCGGTTCTAGTGACGATCTCGGTTCCAACCGTAACGTCTTTGGGGATGCCGTCGTTTCCGTTCTCGCTACCATGACAGATAGCGATCGTAAAGAAAAAGTCCTTTGTGTCGATAGCGATTTAGAAGGCTCCTGTGGTCTACAAAAAATCCGCACCGCCTACCCAGAAATCTTTATCAAAGGCGGTATTATGGAGCGCGGTAACTTCTCCGCCGCCGCCGGGTTTGGTATGGAAAAAGGCAAACAGGGGATTTTCGGCACCTTTAGCGCCTTCTTAGAAATGTGCATTTCCGAAATCACTATGGCGCGCCTGAATTACTCCAACGTCCTCTGTCACTTCTCCCATAGTGGCATTGACGACATGGCTGATAATACCTGCCATTTCGGAATTAATAATATGTTCGCCGACAATGGCTTAGATGACGGTTACGAAACTCGTTTGTATTTCCCCGCCGACGCTAACCAGATGAAAGCCTGTGTCGAAGCCGTATTTTTTGACCCCGGACTCCGGTTTATCTTCTCTACCCGTTCCAAAGTTCCCTATATTCTCAACAGTGACGGAAATCATTTCTTTGGCGACGGCTACAAGTTCATCCCTGGTAAAGATGAGGTCATTCGCGAGGGTACTGCTGGTTATATTGTCAGCTTTGGCGATAGTTTGTACCGTTCCTTAGATGCTGTCGATCGCCTCAAACAAGAAGGTATTGATGTGGGGTTAATTAATAAATCTACCCTCAATGTCGTTGATGAAGATATGTTAGCCAAAATCGGAAACGCTCCCTTTGTCATGGTCGTCGAAGCCTTTAACCGTCGCACTGGACTCGGTAGCCGTTTTGGTTCCTGGTTGCTAGAAGGTGGCTATACTCCTAAATACGCCTATCTTGCTACTCACAAGGAAGGTTGTGGCGGTCTCTGGGAACAGTTCCCTCATCAGGGTATTGACCCCAACGGTATTATGACCAAGGTTAAGGAATTAGTCCGTTAG
- a CDS encoding exosortase-dependent surface protein XDP2 codes for MNTKLSLSVFLGVLAGGLGFAGSAQAFYFETHLLNQDSYDPGGDVLLDYVKVDGNIFSDFALVNRANIIHNDEYTGGNTGAASSDMGPRANIGISRENPTNEDIVTSLGNYSLTSIIDGEDTGSFAIDLWFDRRVDNLFLWERGMNSAVTVQAIDRLGNSLGNTFTIGRNNWDDAGFEITTLEIANTRNSVQQVGSRGVSLADLGLEPSVRSIGGIRVSAAWSELDGPGNNRMRTDYNGPDWKVVGAAVPEPGMIFGLGAIGAGLVASNLRKKANKA; via the coding sequence ATGAACACTAAACTAAGTCTATCAGTATTTTTAGGTGTACTAGCCGGTGGTCTAGGATTCGCAGGTTCTGCTCAAGCATTTTACTTCGAGACCCACTTATTAAACCAGGATTCCTACGATCCGGGTGGGGATGTCTTGCTGGATTATGTTAAGGTTGATGGCAATATTTTCAGTGATTTTGCCCTTGTCAACCGCGCTAATATCATTCATAACGACGAGTATACAGGTGGTAACACAGGTGCTGCTAGTTCTGATATGGGACCACGAGCAAACATAGGAATATCCAGGGAAAACCCCACCAATGAAGACATTGTGACATCTTTGGGAAATTATAGCCTTACCAGCATTATCGATGGAGAGGACACCGGAAGTTTCGCGATCGATCTTTGGTTTGATCGTCGGGTTGATAACCTGTTTTTGTGGGAACGTGGCATGAACAGTGCTGTAACAGTTCAAGCGATCGACCGACTAGGCAACAGTTTGGGTAATACCTTTACTATTGGACGGAACAACTGGGATGATGCCGGGTTTGAAATTACTACACTAGAAATTGCCAATACCAGAAATTCTGTTCAACAAGTCGGTTCTCGGGGAGTCTCCTTGGCTGATTTAGGACTTGAGCCCTCAGTAAGGTCTATTGGTGGTATTCGTGTAAGTGCTGCATGGTCTGAGTTGGATGGTCCTGGCAATAATCGTATGCGAACAGATTATAATGGACCAGACTGGAAAGTGGTTGGTGCTGCTGTACCAGAACCAGGTATGATTTTCGGTCTAGGCGCTATTGGTGCTGGTTTGGTTGCTTCCAACCTTCGCAAGAAAGCAAATAAAGCGTAG
- the folB gene encoding dihydroneopterin aldolase, giving the protein MDSIEIKGIRSYGYTGYLQEERVLGQWFEVNVRLWFDLRVAGHSDTIADTVDYRGTIATVEHIVKTAKFALVERLAEAIAQAILEQSQVERVQIQLIKLAPPIPDFSGQIQVEITRP; this is encoded by the coding sequence ATGGACTCAATTGAAATTAAAGGTATCCGCAGTTATGGTTATACGGGATATCTCCAGGAGGAAAGGGTATTAGGTCAGTGGTTTGAAGTTAATGTGCGCTTGTGGTTTGACTTGCGCGTTGCCGGACATAGTGATACGATCGCAGATACGGTGGACTATCGGGGAACCATTGCTACAGTTGAGCATATTGTAAAAACGGCTAAATTTGCTCTGGTGGAAAGACTAGCAGAGGCGATCGCTCAAGCTATCCTGGAACAGTCCCAGGTTGAGCGGGTTCAGATCCAGTTAATTAAACTCGCTCCCCCCATTCCTGACTTTAGCGGACAAATTCAAGTTGAAATCACTAGACCTTAA
- a CDS encoding HigA family addiction module antitoxin, which yields MTKNKLDKLTPVHPGEVLLEEFLKPMNLSQNQVALALRVPARRINEIIHGKRRITADTALRLAYYFNMSARFWMGLQMDYDLDVAEDALGEKLKMEVCSRQD from the coding sequence ATGACAAAAAATAAATTAGATAAATTGACCCCTGTACATCCTGGCGAAGTCCTGTTAGAAGAATTTCTCAAGCCCATGAATCTGAGTCAAAATCAGGTTGCTCTAGCCTTGCGTGTACCTGCACGTCGAATTAATGAAATTATTCACGGTAAACGTAGAATTACGGCAGATACAGCCCTACGTTTAGCCTATTATTTCAATATGTCCGCCCGGTTTTGGATGGGTTTGCAAATGGATTATGATCTGGATGTAGCTGAAGATGCACTCGGAGAAAAATTAAAAATGGAAGTTTGTTCCCGGCAAGACTAA
- a CDS encoding type II toxin-antitoxin system RelE/ParE family toxin — MVGSRIGQYSIRINDQWRICFGWKDGDATDVEIVDYH, encoded by the coding sequence TTGGTAGGCAGTAGAATCGGTCAGTATAGTATCCGAATTAATGACCAATGGAGAATTTGCTTTGGGTGGAAAGATGGGGATGCAACAGATGTAGAAATTGTTGACTATCACTGA
- a CDS encoding restriction endonuclease subunit S yields the protein MSGRNFLGRLLDGAAVEWNTLGEIAEINTGQKPTEIFDNATDYDYINAGTTRSGYTASSNCEGDTVTTPYRGQGGICYVGYQKTPFWLGPLCYKLRSTDEALLINKYLFYFLQSESDLLLGLKKEGGVPAVNKSDLAKLEIPIPPLAIQAEIVRILDTFTALTAELTAELSDRQKQYNYYSDLLLTFPKTEA from the coding sequence ATGAGCGGTAGGAATTTCCTGGGGAGGCTGTTAGATGGGGCGGCGGTGGAGTGGAATACCTTGGGGGAGATTGCTGAGATCAATACTGGACAGAAGCCAACTGAAATTTTTGATAACGCGACAGATTATGATTACATTAACGCAGGAACAACTAGATCTGGATATACCGCAAGCAGCAATTGCGAAGGCGACACAGTTACAACGCCATATCGAGGTCAAGGGGGAATTTGCTATGTTGGATATCAAAAGACCCCGTTTTGGTTGGGGCCGTTATGCTACAAGCTACGATCAACAGATGAAGCTCTACTCATCAACAAATATCTTTTCTATTTTCTTCAGTCAGAAAGCGATCTGCTTTTAGGTCTAAAAAAAGAAGGGGGAGTGCCCGCAGTCAATAAGTCCGATTTGGCTAAATTAGAAATCCCGATCCCACCCCTTGCCATTCAAGCCGAAATCGTGCGGATTTTGGACACTTTTACAGCGTTGACCGCCGAACTGACCGCCGAACTGAGCGATCGCCAAAAACAATATAACTACTACAGCGATTTACTGCTCACCTTTCCTAAAACGGAGGCATAG
- a CDS encoding PDDEXK nuclease domain-containing protein, giving the protein MVYFEPKFIRIFPLESISCKTVEAQEREIERALVKHVTQFLLELGAGFAFVGRQVLLQVGEEEFFIDLLFYHLKLHCYVVIELKADKFKPEHLGQLGFYMTAVDRQMKAKEDGVTIGLLLCKSKDKVVAEYALGDKSQPMGIAEYKLLESLPVPLQTQLPSIEEIERELMGFDGGVG; this is encoded by the coding sequence ATTGTATATTTTGAGCCAAAGTTTATTAGGATATTTCCCCTTGAATCAATATCTTGTAAAACCGTGGAGGCTCAGGAGCGTGAAATAGAAAGGGCATTAGTTAAGCACGTTACACAATTTTTGTTGGAGTTGGGTGCAGGATTTGCTTTTGTGGGTCGTCAGGTGTTGCTGCAAGTGGGTGAGGAGGAGTTTTTTATTGATCTGTTGTTTTATCATCTGAAATTGCACTGCTATGTTGTGATTGAACTGAAAGCGGACAAGTTTAAGCCTGAGCATTTGGGGCAGTTGGGGTTTTATATGACGGCGGTGGATAGGCAAATGAAGGCTAAAGAGGATGGGGTTACGATCGGTTTGTTGTTGTGCAAAAGCAAAGACAAGGTGGTGGCTGAGTATGCTTTGGGAGATAAAAGCCAGCCTATGGGTATTGCGGAATATAAGTTATTGGAATCTTTGCCTGTTCCGTTACAAACTCAATTGCCGAGTATTGAAGAGATTGAGCGGGAATTGATGGGGTTTGATGGAGGTGTGGGATGA
- a CDS encoding Na/Pi symporter, whose protein sequence is MSNIQEQVPEKNRRTTQGNKLPQWIAVLVLVYIIIVAVELVSRGFRTATADQAEEIFAFATNPFLGLIVGTLASALTQSSSAVTSITVGLVGGGLPVATAVPIIMGANVGTSLTSTLVSLASMGDKEAFKRALGAATILDMFNIFCVIIFLPLEILFHPLQTAAGYLARFFIGDYSLSIGDYNFVRAATSPVVGFFRGIASNFPEPFDGLFLIFVGVIVIISAIYFISKLLKVVLVGRAKDIFEIAVGRGPIAGIAAGMFMTILVQSSTTTTCLIVPLAAAGVMTLQQVYPFTLGANIGTTVTAILAATAISGDTEVYALQIAMVHFLFNFFGVLIIFCISFMYRIPIFLAVTFASMASERKYLAFVYIIGVFFVIPGFFLGVTKLFG, encoded by the coding sequence ATGAGTAATATTCAAGAGCAAGTTCCAGAAAAAAATCGACGGACAACTCAAGGCAACAAACTGCCCCAATGGATTGCCGTGTTAGTGCTGGTTTATATCATTATTGTGGCAGTTGAACTGGTGAGCCGAGGCTTTAGGACAGCTACCGCCGACCAAGCCGAAGAAATCTTTGCCTTTGCCACCAATCCTTTCCTAGGACTGATCGTTGGGACGCTTGCCTCAGCGCTAACTCAGTCTTCCAGTGCTGTTACCTCAATTACGGTTGGTTTGGTAGGGGGAGGCTTACCCGTGGCAACTGCCGTACCGATCATCATGGGAGCCAATGTCGGAACCAGTCTCACTAGCACCCTCGTGAGTCTAGCCAGTATGGGGGATAAAGAGGCTTTTAAGCGAGCGCTGGGGGCCGCCACTATCCTTGATATGTTCAACATCTTCTGTGTGATTATTTTTCTCCCCCTTGAAATTCTCTTTCATCCCCTCCAAACTGCGGCGGGCTATCTTGCACGGTTTTTTATTGGCGATTATTCCCTAAGCATCGGAGATTACAACTTTGTCAGGGCGGCAACAAGCCCGGTGGTCGGTTTTTTCAGAGGCATAGCCAGCAATTTCCCTGAACCTTTTGATGGACTTTTCCTGATCTTTGTAGGGGTTATTGTCATTATATCAGCGATCTATTTTATTAGTAAGCTCCTCAAAGTTGTACTGGTGGGTCGTGCCAAAGATATTTTCGAAATAGCAGTGGGGAGAGGTCCCATTGCTGGCATTGCTGCCGGGATGTTCATGACGATTTTGGTTCAGTCTTCCACAACAACAACCTGTTTAATTGTTCCTTTAGCCGCCGCTGGTGTGATGACCTTACAGCAAGTTTATCCCTTTACCCTGGGGGCTAATATTGGCACGACTGTGACTGCTATACTTGCTGCGACCGCAATTTCGGGAGATACCGAAGTCTATGCTTTACAAATTGCCATGGTTCATTTTCTTTTTAACTTCTTTGGTGTTCTGATTATTTTTTGTATTTCCTTCATGTACAGGATACCGATTTTTCTGGCAGTAACATTTGCTTCTATGGCAAGTGAGAGAAAATATTTAGCCTTTGTTTACATTATCGGGGTATTTTTTGTGATTCCTGGATTTTTCTTGGGGGTTACTAAGCTTTTTGGTTAG
- a CDS encoding IS630-like element ISAtsp4 family transposase, translated as MPRRISIAPHLSTEELGRADHQAQEGLESRQYQIIWLLAKGKTTEEVQEITGYSRIWIYELVKRYNQLGLKGLGARRKGNPGHPPLIDDVTQAQLWQALQGTAPDGGLWNGRQVADWLTGVTGRKISRQRGWEILRQMTFRLRVPRPAHTESDEDEQQAWKKKLVTELEGLRRRYPDAQVQLWSEDEHRLGLKPVMRRIYVAEDCQPLAHINWKFEWLWLYGFVRPETGETYWWIIPYVNTTLFSRVLQEFAAEFKLGPNQHIMLVVDQAGWHISKNLKVPEGLHLMFLPSHSPELQPAERLWPLVDEPIANRSFENLDQLEELLCARCRSLWKQRELIRGLTSFHIKFA; from the coding sequence ATGCCCAGACGAATTAGTATAGCTCCCCACTTAAGTACCGAAGAACTTGGCCGGGCTGATCACCAAGCCCAAGAGGGCTTGGAAAGTCGCCAATATCAAATTATTTGGTTGTTGGCTAAGGGGAAGACCACGGAGGAAGTCCAAGAAATTACGGGCTACAGTCGCATCTGGATTTATGAATTGGTAAAGAGATACAACCAATTGGGATTAAAAGGGCTGGGTGCGCGCCGAAAAGGAAATCCCGGACATCCACCGTTAATTGATGATGTGACTCAAGCTCAGTTATGGCAAGCCCTGCAAGGAACAGCGCCGGATGGGGGACTGTGGAACGGTCGCCAGGTGGCAGACTGGTTGACAGGAGTAACTGGACGAAAAATTAGCCGACAAAGGGGATGGGAGATTCTGCGACAAATGACATTTCGGCTTCGTGTACCGAGACCGGCTCACACCGAAAGTGACGAAGACGAGCAGCAAGCCTGGAAAAAAAAACTGGTAACGGAGTTAGAGGGACTTCGCCGGAGATACCCTGATGCACAGGTGCAATTGTGGAGCGAAGATGAACACCGTCTGGGACTCAAACCGGTGATGCGACGTATTTATGTAGCGGAAGATTGTCAACCACTCGCCCATATTAATTGGAAATTCGAGTGGTTATGGCTATATGGTTTTGTGAGACCGGAAACGGGAGAGACTTATTGGTGGATTATACCTTACGTCAATACAACTCTATTTAGTCGAGTGTTACAGGAGTTTGCTGCCGAATTTAAATTAGGTCCAAATCAACACATTATGTTAGTGGTTGATCAAGCCGGATGGCATATCAGTAAGAATCTGAAAGTACCCGAAGGACTGCATTTAATGTTTCTACCGTCCCATTCCCCGGAACTACAACCAGCAGAAAGACTGTGGCCTCTGGTAGATGAACCCATTGCCAATCGTTCATTTGAGAATCTTGATCAGCTAGAGGAACTCTTGTGTGCTCGCTGCCGAAGTTTGTGGAAACAGCGCGAATTAATTCGAGGCTTGACCAGTTTTCATATCAAGTTCGCTTAA
- a CDS encoding glutaminase, whose protein sequence is MKGRERWRHLSRPLLTCGMYDASGEWAYRVGMPAKSGVGGGILAVVPGKLGIGIFSPPLDPKGNSIRGVKVCEDLSQDFGLHLFNVAKSDRNLEEWIAGGDGLHDF, encoded by the coding sequence TTGAAAGGGAGGGAGAGATGGCGACATCTCTCTCGACCCCTACTCACCTGTGGGATGTATGACGCATCAGGAGAATGGGCTTATCGGGTGGGAATGCCTGCGAAAAGTGGCGTAGGCGGCGGTATTTTAGCCGTGGTACCAGGAAAGTTGGGGATTGGTATATTTTCGCCGCCTTTGGATCCTAAAGGTAATAGCATTCGAGGCGTTAAGGTGTGTGAAGACCTATCACAGGATTTTGGTTTACACCTGTTTAATGTAGCTAAAAGCGATCGCAATTTAGAAGAGTGGATTGCTGGTGGTGATGGTCTACATGACTTCTAA
- a CDS encoding IS630 family transposase (programmed frameshift): MPAPYSYDLRQKVIDAIELNGMPKTEASQVFHVSRNTINLWLQRKAQTGDFLPKPHHRPGNNHKITDWQKFKAFAQEHGDKTAAQMAELWDDDISPRTISRALKKIGFTRKKTYGYQERWKQQREELMAQIEQMEPEEVVYLDEAGMNSQDSDYPYGYCEEGKRFHALKSGKRQGRVSMIAAWCHQQLLAPFSFEGCCNRTVFELWLEFILIPTLKPGQTLVLDNATFHKGGRIAELVEAAQCRLLYLPPYSPDLNKIEKCWSWLKARIRHAREQFDSLHDAMDSVLKVTS, translated from the exons ATGCCAGCCCCCTATAGTTACGACCTCAGACAAAAAGTTATTGATGCCATTGAACTAAACGGTATGCCCAAAACAGAAGCCAGTCAAGTTTTCCATGTCAGCAGGAACACCATTAATCTCTGGCTGCAAAGAAAAGCACAGACCGGAGACTTCCTCCCTAAACCTCATCACCGACCTGGCAATAACCACAAAATTACCGACTGGCAGAAATTCAAGGCTTTTGCCCAAGAGCATGGCGACAAAACAGCAGCTCAAATGGCTGAACTTTGGGATGACGACATCTCTCCTCGCACCATATCCAGAGCCTTGAAGAAAATTGGCTTCACCAGAAAAAAAACTTACGGCTACCAAGAACGTTGGAAGCAACAGCGAGAGGAGCTTATGGCTCAGATTGAACAGATGGAGCCGGAAGAAGTGGTCTACCTCGATGAAGCCGGCATGAATAGTCAGGACTCGGATTACCCTTATGGTTACTGCGAGGAAGGAAAACGCTTCCATGCACTCAAATCAGGGAAGAGGCAGGGCAGGGTAAGTATGATAGCCGCATGGTGTCATCAACAACTCTTAGCTCCCTTTAGCTTTGAGGGTTGTTGTAATCGGACAGTGTTTGAGTTGTGGTTGGAGTTCATCTTAATTCCAACATTGAAGCCAGGTCAGACTCTAGTATTGGACAATGCAACGTTTCATAAAGGGGGACGGATTGCTGAACTGGTGGAGGCAGCTCAATGCCGTTTACTCTATCTTCCGCCTTATTCGCCAGACCTCAACAAGATAGAGAAATGTTGGTCGTGGCTGAAAGCCCGTATTCGCCAC GCACGTGAGCAGTTTGATTCTCTCCATGATGCCATGGATTCCGTTCTCAAAGTTACGTCCTAA